GACGCCCGGAATCGTCTGGTGCTCGTGGACGACGCCGTCGATGCGGAAGCCCCACACCGCCGCGCCGCGGAGCGACGACAGCAGCAGGCGGCGCATGGAGTTGCCGAGCGTGTGCCCGAAGCCGCGCTCGAGCGGCTGCAGGCGGAACTCGGCGACGTTCAGGTTGTCCTCGCGCTTCGTCGCTTCGACGAGCTGCGGCCGGACGAGCCCGCGGAGATCGATCGTGGTAGCCATTGCGTTAGTCAGTCCTCATTGGTCACGCCCTTTCGGGCGACGCCCTGCCCCGCCCTTCACGCGCGGCAGGCCCGTACGGGAGTGAAGGTCCCGACCCGTATCCCCAGCGTGGAGCGTGGAGCGTTGAGCGCCGAGTGAGTTCCTCAACGCTCTCCGCTCCACGCTCCACGCTCGGCTTGTTACTTCGAGTAGAGCTCGACGACCAGCTGCTCCTGCGCGGCGATCGGGATGCTCGGCCGCTGCGGGCGCTCGAGCATGCGGCCGGAGAACGACTCCTTGTCGACCGCGATCCAGGCGAGCGGCGCGCCGCGGGCCGACTGATCCATCGCGGCCTGCACGGCGACCATCTCGCGCGACTTCATGCGGACGCGGAGCTCCTCGCCCGGCTTCACCTGGTAGCTCGGGACGTCGACCGTCTTGCCCTTCACCTCGACGTGGCGATGGCGGATGAGCTGACGCGCGGCCTTGCGGCTGGCGGCGAAGCCCATGCGGTACACCATGTTGTCGAGGCGGCTCTCGAGCGCGGCCAGCAGGTTGTGGCCCGTGATGCCGGGCAGCGTGCTGACCTTCTCGAACGTGTTGCGGAACTGCCGCTCGCTGACGCCGTAGATGCGCTTGATCTTCTGCTTCTCGCGCAGCTGCTTGGCGTACTCGCTCGTCTTACGACGGCGCGCGGTGTTCTGGCCGTGCTGACCCGGCGCGTACGGACGACGCTCGACGGGGCACTTCTCCGTGAAGCACTTGGTGCCCTTGAGAAACAGCTTGGTCCCCTCGCGGCGGCACTGGCGGCAGCTCGGACCCGTGTAGCGAGCCATCGTCAGACCCTCCGCCGCTTCGGCGGCCGGCAACCATTGTGCGGGATCGGCGTCACGTCCTTGATCGACTTCACGGTGAGACCGGCGGCGGCGAGCGCCTGGATCGCGCTCTCACGACCCGAGCCGGGACCCTGCACGCGCACGTGCACGCGGCGCACGCCGAGCGTCATGGCCTCCTTGGCGCACTGCTCGGAGGCGACCGTCGCAGCGAAGGGCGTGGACTTCTTGGAGCCCTTGAACCCCGCCTTGCCGGCCGAACCCCACGACAGCGCGTTCCCGCGGCTGTCGGTGATGGTGATCGTCGTGTTGTTGAACGTCGCGCTGATGTGCGCGACGCCCTCCGCCTCGACGATCTTCTTGGTCTTCTTCGCAGTAGCCATGTTACTTGGTCACCTTCTTCTTGCCCGCGATCGCGCGGCGCGGCCCCTTCTTCGTGCGCGCGTTCGTGTGCGTCCGCTGCCCGCGCACGGGAAGGCCACGGCGGTGGCGGATGCCACGGTACGAACCGATGTCCATGAGCCGCTTGATGTTCATGGCGACCTCGGTCCGCAGCGCACCTTCGACCTTGTAGGTGCGCTCGATTTCGGCGCGAAGACGAGCGACGTCGGCGTCGCTCAGGTCGCGCACACGCTGCTCGGGCTTCACGCCCGACGCGCCAAGGATCTTCTGCGCCGTGGAGCGCCCGATCCCGAAGATGTAGGTGAGCCCGATCTCGACCTTTTTGTCGCGCGGGAGATCGACGCCTGCGATGCGAGCCATATCAGCCCTGACGCTGCTTGTGCTTGGGGTTGCGCTTGCAGATGATGCGAGTCACGCCGTCGCGCTTGACGACCTTGCAGTGCTCGCAGATCGGCTTCACGCTGCTGCGGACTTTCACAGTGCGCTCCAGTCTGGCGAGGGGAATTCCGGCCAAGACTCGGAATTAAGCGGGTTTACGCCCTGCACGCAAGTCCGCCAGCCCCGGCGCTTTCGCGTCCCGCAGCTCCGCCGCGATGCCCGCCAGCGCCCGCACCGGGTCCGCCGCCTGCGTCACGGCACGGCCGAGCACGACGTACGTGGCCCCGGCCTCCGCCGCCTGTGCCGGCGTGACGACCCGCGCCTGATCGTGCGAGCCGACGCCGCCCGGTCGGATCCCCGGCACCAGCGTCGCGAGTCCGGTCCCGTACCGCGACCGCACCGCCGCGGCCTCGCGTCCGCTGCACACGACGCCGTGCAGCCCCGCCTCCGCGGCGAGCGCCGCGAGCCGGAGCACCTCGCCCTCCGGCGCTTCCATGGAGGTGAGCACGGTGACCCCGAGCACGTCGCAGCCCGTTCCCGCCGCGGCCTGCGCGGCGGCGGAGAGCATCGCCGCGCCTCCGGCCGTGTGCACGGTGAGCAGACGCACGTCGAGCCGGGCGGCGCTCCGCACCGCGCCGGCGACCGTGTTCGGGATGTCGTGCAGCTTCAGATCGAGGAAGACATCGACCCCAGCAAGTCGCAACGTGCGAACGACTTCCGGGCCCGCCGCGACGAACAGCTCGAGCCCCACCTTGTAGAAACGGCATCCATCGCCGAGCCGGTCCACGAGCGAGAGGGCGTCGGCGGCGGTCGGCACGTCCAGCGCGACGATCGGGATCGGGGTGCTCAGCTTGGCCATTCCAGGGAGCCGATGATGTCCGAGAGTCGCGTCACGCCGTGCCGCCCGCACCAGCGCGCGAGATCGCGCGCGACCTGCTCCGGCAGCCGCGGATTCTGCATCGCCGCCGTACCCACCCCCACCAGCGTCGCACCGGCCAGGAGATACTGCAGCGCGTCCGTCGCGCTCCGCACGCCGCCCAGGCCGACGATCGGAAGGTCGACGGCGCGGGAGACCTTCCAAGCCGCGAGCACCCCGGCCGGCAGCAATCCGGCGCCGCTCATGCCGCCGGAGCCGAAGCCGAGCACCGGGCGCCGCCGCTCGACGTCGATCACGAGCCCGGGAAGCGTGTTCACGAGCGTGAGCCCGTCGGCGCCGGCGTCGGCCGCGATGCGCGCGCTGCCGACGATGTCGGGGAGCGTCGGCGACAGCTTCACGAACAGCGGGCGACGCGTCGCCGCACGCGCGCCCTCCACCACCGCACGGAGCGACGCGGGGTCGGCGCCGAACTCCATCCCGCCGCACTTGGTGTTCGGGCAGCTCACGTTCAGCTCGAATCCGTCCACGCCCGCCTCGCCGTCCAGCCGCTCGACGACGCGCGGGAACTCGTCGACCGCGAAGCCGACGACGTTCACGAGCACGCGAGTGCCCCGCGCCGCCAGGTGCCGGGCGAGCCACGGCAGGTGGTCGCGGGCGACGGCCTCCATCCCCGGGTTCGCGAGCCCGACGGCGTTGATCATCCCGCCGGGGAACTCGCCGACGCGCGGCGCCGGCGCCCCGCCCCGCGGCTCCACGCTCACCGCCTTCGTCACGAGCCCGCCGAGCGCGTCGAGGTTCATCACGCGGTGCAGCTCGTGCCCGTAGCCGGCGGTGCCGGAGGCGAGCAGCAGCGGGTTGCGGAACGCCAGCCCTGCGGCCACAACGCCGAGCGGCCCGACCGGCTCGACGGCCGTGTTCGACGGCGGGGCGGCGACAGTCGTCATCGAGTGCCGCCGTCGCCGGCGCCGGTGCGCTCCGCGCGCGACAGGTACTCGACCGTCGCGTCGGCGATCGCGCTCGCGAGAGCGCGCTGCCCCCGGGCGCTCGCGATGAACGCGGCGTCGTCGGCGTTCGTGCCGAAGCCGACCTCCACGAGCACGGCGGGCATCGACGCCCAGATGAGCACCTTGAAGCCGGCCTGCTTCACCCCGTGGCTCGGTCCGGGGTGCACCTTCGTCAGGTAGCGCTGCACGAGCGTCGCCAGCCGGCTCGACTCGCGCTGGTGCTCGTTCTGCGCCATGTCGCTGAGGATGAAGCCGAGCGGGTCCTGGCCGGTCGACGAGGCGGCCGTCTCGAAGCGCACCGACTCGTTCTCGCGCGAGGCGACCTGGCGGGCGTCCTCGCTCTTCGCGTCGGCGAGGAAGTAGGTCTCGAACCCGCGATACGCGGCCGCGTTCTTCCACGACGGGTTCGCCGCGTTGACGTGGATGGAGAGGAACAGCTCCCCGTGCTGCTGGTTCGCGATCCGACCGCGGTCGGCGAGGGCGATGAGCGTGTCGCGCGCGCGCGTCATGACGACGCCGACCCCGCGCGATCGGAGCGCCGCGTCGAGCTGCCGGGCGATCCCGAGGGTCACGTCCTTCTCGTCGACGCCGGAACCGTGCATGCCGGAGTCCGGCCCGCCGTGCCCCGCGTCGACGACGACGACGTGCGTGCCGCGGGCGCGGCGCGGCGGCGCGGTGCGCGTCGTCGGGGCCGGCTCCGGCATCGGCTTCGCGGCGGCGGGCGCCGGGACGGGTGCACTCTCCGGCGCCTTCGTCACCGGCGTCGGGGCCTGCCGCTGCGGCTTCGGCGTCGGCTCCGGCGCGGTCGCCACGGCGGTGAACGTGCGCAGCTCTCGATGCTCCTCGTCGTACAGCAGGCCGTGGCCGGCCCGCGGCAGCACGTCGGTGACGAGCTGCAGCGGGATCCAGACCCGCTCGCCGTCGCGCACGGGCGCCGTCGACAGGGGCACGACCTCGCCCTCGACGCGGGCGAACGGCGCTTCGGGTGCCAGATCGACCGTGAGCCCAGCGACGCGCAGCCGGACGAGCTCGGGGGCGTCCTCCGCCGGCCCGACGGTGCCGCCGAGCGCCTGGGCGAGGCGGTCGGCGCGGACGAAGCGGTCGGCGGACGGACCGCGCGCCTCCACCGGCAGGGAGCGCTCGACTCCCGGCGCGGGCCGGACGACGATCGGGCGCGGCGGCGTCGTCGGCTGCGCCGCGCCGGCCAGCAGGAGCGCGAGGAGTGGCGCGATCACCGCGCCCGCACCGCCCGCGCCATCTCGCGCTCGTCGTCGCGGCGGCGGATGTCCTCGCGCTTGTCGTGCAGCTTCTTTCCCTTCGCGAGGGCGATCGAGACCTTCACGCGTCCATCCTTGAAGTGCAGGTCGAGTGGCACGAGCGTCAGCCCCTCCCGCTCGACCGAGCCGATGAGGCGTCGAATCTCGCGCCGGTGGAGCAGCAGCTTGCGGGTGCGCGTCGGCTCGTGGTTGAAGACGTTGCCCTGCTCGTACTGCCCGATGTGCAGGTTGAGGAGGAACGCCTCGCCCTCACGGACGTGCCCGTAGGCGTCGGTGAGCGTCGCCTTGCCCTGGCGCAGCGCCTTGACCTCGGTGCCGGTCAGCACGAGCCCCGCCTCGAAGGTGTCGAGGATGTGGTAGTCGTGGCGGGCCCGCTTGTTCCGGGCGATCACGCCGTCGTTGTCGGACTTGTCGCCGGACGCTCCGGACCTGGCCATCATGCGCGCAACTTACTCGCGCCCGGCGACGTGCGGCAGCGTGAGGCGACGTCTGCCGCGGC
This DNA window, taken from Gemmatirosa kalamazoonensis, encodes the following:
- the smpB gene encoding SsrA-binding protein SmpB, with translation MARSGASGDKSDNDGVIARNKRARHDYHILDTFEAGLVLTGTEVKALRQGKATLTDAYGHVREGEAFLLNLHIGQYEQGNVFNHEPTRTRKLLLHRREIRRLIGSVEREGLTLVPLDLHFKDGRVKVSIALAKGKKLHDKREDIRRRDDEREMARAVRAR
- the rpmJ gene encoding 50S ribosomal protein L36 codes for the protein MKVRSSVKPICEHCKVVKRDGVTRIICKRNPKHKQRQG
- the rpsD gene encoding 30S ribosomal protein S4 yields the protein MARYTGPSCRQCRREGTKLFLKGTKCFTEKCPVERRPYAPGQHGQNTARRRKTSEYAKQLREKQKIKRIYGVSERQFRNTFEKVSTLPGITGHNLLAALESRLDNMVYRMGFAASRKAARQLIRHRHVEVKGKTVDVPSYQVKPGEELRVRMKSREMVAVQAAMDQSARGAPLAWIAVDKESFSGRMLERPQRPSIPIAAQEQLVVELYSK
- a CDS encoding N-acetylmuramoyl-L-alanine amidase family protein; translated protein: MIAPLLALLLAGAAQPTTPPRPIVVRPAPGVERSLPVEARGPSADRFVRADRLAQALGGTVGPAEDAPELVRLRVAGLTVDLAPEAPFARVEGEVVPLSTAPVRDGERVWIPLQLVTDVLPRAGHGLLYDEEHRELRTFTAVATAPEPTPKPQRQAPTPVTKAPESAPVPAPAAAKPMPEPAPTTRTAPPRRARGTHVVVVDAGHGGPDSGMHGSGVDEKDVTLGIARQLDAALRSRGVGVVMTRARDTLIALADRGRIANQQHGELFLSIHVNAANPSWKNAAAYRGFETYFLADAKSEDARQVASRENESVRFETAASSTGQDPLGFILSDMAQNEHQRESSRLATLVQRYLTKVHPGPSHGVKQAGFKVLIWASMPAVLVEVGFGTNADDAAFIASARGQRALASAIADATVEYLSRAERTGAGDGGTR
- the rpsK gene encoding 30S ribosomal protein S11, with translation MATAKKTKKIVEAEGVAHISATFNNTTITITDSRGNALSWGSAGKAGFKGSKKSTPFAATVASEQCAKEAMTLGVRRVHVRVQGPGSGRESAIQALAAAGLTVKSIKDVTPIPHNGCRPPKRRRV
- the rpsM gene encoding 30S ribosomal protein S13; the protein is MARIAGVDLPRDKKVEIGLTYIFGIGRSTAQKILGASGVKPEQRVRDLSDADVARLRAEIERTYKVEGALRTEVAMNIKRLMDIGSYRGIRHRRGLPVRGQRTHTNARTKKGPRRAIAGKKKVTK
- the pyrF gene encoding orotidine-5'-phosphate decarboxylase translates to MAKLSTPIPIVALDVPTAADALSLVDRLGDGCRFYKVGLELFVAAGPEVVRTLRLAGVDVFLDLKLHDIPNTVAGAVRSAARLDVRLLTVHTAGGAAMLSAAAQAAAGTGCDVLGVTVLTSMEAPEGEVLRLAALAAEAGLHGVVCSGREAAAVRSRYGTGLATLVPGIRPGGVGSHDQARVVTPAQAAEAGATYVVLGRAVTQAADPVRALAGIAAELRDAKAPGLADLRAGRKPA
- a CDS encoding dihydroorotate dehydrogenase, with the protein product MTTVAAPPSNTAVEPVGPLGVVAAGLAFRNPLLLASGTAGYGHELHRVMNLDALGGLVTKAVSVEPRGGAPAPRVGEFPGGMINAVGLANPGMEAVARDHLPWLARHLAARGTRVLVNVVGFAVDEFPRVVERLDGEAGVDGFELNVSCPNTKCGGMEFGADPASLRAVVEGARAATRRPLFVKLSPTLPDIVGSARIAADAGADGLTLVNTLPGLVIDVERRRPVLGFGSGGMSGAGLLPAGVLAAWKVSRAVDLPIVGLGGVRSATDALQYLLAGATLVGVGTAAMQNPRLPEQVARDLARWCGRHGVTRLSDIIGSLEWPS